A genomic segment from Triticum dicoccoides isolate Atlit2015 ecotype Zavitan chromosome 1A, WEW_v2.0, whole genome shotgun sequence encodes:
- the LOC119351309 gene encoding uncharacterized protein LOC119351309 produces the protein MYALTLLLCPSSHGAASPDYYHILEDPEQIGSFDFCTAVLDKLVASIDSYKAGATRVLGGDLLTLTIIYFEFLDTDIMPVTSKRPRISLWTSEIVAEYERRDCTSSDKLLYGRLPTKRVSETPFGQINRQPKVTLGASYDELLQFTLSIVPEENHQMKVILI, from the exons ATGTATGCGCTCACCCTGCTCCTCTGCCCTTCAAGCCATGGGGCTGCTAGTCCAGATTACTACCACATTCTGGAAGACCCTGAACAGATtggctcattcgacttctgcacggcTGTCCTTGACAAGCTTGTGGCGTCAATTGATAGCTACAAGGCTGGAGCCACAAGGGTGCTCGGCGGGGATCTCTTAACACTCACG ATCATATACTTTGAATTTCTTGACACCGACATCATGCCGGTCACAAGCAAGCGGCCACGGATTTCACTTTGGACGTCTGAAATTGTAGCAGAATATGAAAGGCGGGACTGCACAAGCAGCGATAAATTGCTTTACGGCAGGCTCCCG ACAAAGCGTGTCTCGGAAACACCCTTCGGTCAAATCAACAGACAGCCAAAAGTCACACTAGGTGCCTCGTATGATGAACTCCTGCAGTTCACCCTCTCAATTGTTCCAGAGGAAAACCACCAGATG
- the LOC119351342 gene encoding uncharacterized protein LOC119351342 produces the protein MDIRSIPTAGAIDSDRARRSTYSLSVSSFFSFSGKPSRPPIPFPLSIPSSTAAALLPPPRRGASRAPRGQRGSRARTSAAREVANTARRRARTSTVRSKCSSSQYGEAQRLHGLREVQGRKQPIRRAVPVRRPYGLRGVLDLAPTPPTRAGPPPGRRPHPHHQAPQRRPRLGVASEDFQGAAQGWRFWQLCSDDAVRAQLARFQHEEEDDLTGSSTTCLFCFSVASYSINTEHYARKSAAAIVQESNYCMNSEHLQRNCCSFGSMPEAGLTDSPLFLHPQHVQINTEAPCRSQRLAKYNTTTSF, from the exons ATGGACATT CGATCGATTCCGACCGCGGGAGCGATCGATTCCGACCGCGCTCGTCGTTCCACCTATTCCCTTTCCGTTtctagttttttttccttttctggaaAGCCCAGTCGTCCGCCTATTCCCTTTCCCCTTTCCATCCCCTCCTCCACTGCAGCTGCCCTGCTGCCCCCTCCTCGGCGAGGCGCCTCACGAGCGCCGCGAGGTCAGCGCGGGAGCCGCGCCCGCACGAGCGCCGCGAGGGAGGTGGCCAATACGGCGAGGCGCCGCGCCCGCACGAGCACCGTGAGATCAAAGTGCAGCAGCAGCCAATACGGCGAGGCGCAGCGACTGCACGGGCTCCGCGAGGTCCAGGGGCGGAAGCAGCCAATACGGCGAGCGGTGCCTGTCCGGCGACCATACGGCCTCCGCGGCGTGCTCGACCTTGCTCCTACGCCTCCTACCCGGGCTGGACCTCCCCCCGGGCGTCGTCCCCACCCGCATCACCAAGCTCCCCAACGGCGTCCGCGACTCGGCGTCGCCTCCGAGGATTTCCAG GGAGCAGCACagggatggcgattttggcagctcTGCTCTGATGATGCCGTCAGAGCACAGCTTGCTCGTTTTCAGCATGAGGAAGAAGATGATTTGACAGGGAGCAGCACAACTTGCTTGTTTTGTTTCTCTGTAGCAAGTTATTCTATAAATACTGAACACTATGCAAGGAAATCAGCAGCTGCCATTGTTCAAGAAT CAAATTATTGTATGAATTCTGAACATTTGCAAAGAAACTGTTGCTCCTTTGGATCGATGCCGGAGGCGGGACTGACTGACTCACCGCTGTTTCTTCATCCGCAACACGTTCAGATTAACACCGAGGCTCCCTGCCGTTCACAGCGTCTTGCCAAGTACAATACTACAACCAG CTTCTGA